Proteins from one Pontibacter korlensis genomic window:
- a CDS encoding HAD family hydrolase, with product MDLTQIKNIIFDLGGVIINLDYNKSIEELQKLCKENCNIAYSQKEQSHLFDLLETGNCSNEEFRNGLRETYGIDASDEAIDEAWNAMLLDIPQERIDLLLELGKKYRIFLLSNTNAIHLERFNQIVAHSFTIPSLDSLFEKTYYSHLVGKRKPDAHIFEQILAENSLDKSETLFIDDSIQHIESANKLGINTLHLQPPLTINKFFADVAV from the coding sequence GTGGACCTGACACAAATTAAAAATATCATCTTCGACCTGGGTGGTGTCATCATCAACCTCGACTATAATAAAAGCATAGAAGAGCTCCAGAAACTGTGCAAAGAGAACTGCAATATTGCTTACAGCCAGAAGGAGCAATCGCACCTGTTCGATCTCCTGGAAACAGGTAACTGCTCTAACGAGGAGTTCCGAAATGGCCTGCGCGAAACCTATGGCATAGACGCAAGCGACGAAGCTATAGACGAGGCATGGAATGCTATGCTGCTAGACATACCACAGGAGCGCATCGACCTGCTGCTGGAGTTGGGTAAAAAGTACCGCATTTTCCTGCTGAGCAACACCAACGCTATCCACCTGGAGCGCTTCAACCAGATCGTAGCACACAGCTTCACCATTCCGAGTCTAGACTCTCTGTTCGAGAAAACCTATTACTCTCACCTGGTAGGCAAGCGCAAACCTGATGCCCATATTTTTGAGCAAATTTTAGCGGAAAACAGTCTTGATAAGTCGGAGACACTATTTATAGACGACAGTATACAGCACATAGAGAGCGCAAACAAACTTGGCATAAACACACTGCACCTGCAGCCACCGCTTACCATCAATAAATTTTTTGCGGATGTTGCAGTCTAA
- a CDS encoding site-2 protease family protein, whose product MLQSKTQQRWLHLLLFCLTLVTTTIAGAEWQYGKLFFLGPEGFNWTGTLTWAEFLGGLYFSLPFLGVLTVHEFGHYFTARYYRIAVTLPYYIPLWFGITASIGTMGAFIRIKERIYSRQQFFDIGVAGPLAGFVVAIPLLYYAFTHLPQPEYIFSIHPEYKKYGLDYAQYVYQDGFGNFSLGKNLLFVFFEKYVADPALVPNQYEVIHYPLVFAGYLALFFTALNLLPIGQLDGGHVLYGLIGYQNFNRLSPIFFALFILYAGLGVISPHNKPVWAEELLAVFGPFAYWAYLRLFDNRNYALAATLAMLLLQYGLAGLIPELEAYFWMWPFYMLYLVFVLQHATPKLKYSLCLAALVLVIQVLISLAFPEADGYSGWLVFGLLLSRVMGIFHPSCPDERPLTPLRKVVGVLAFVIFLLCFSPSPFIID is encoded by the coding sequence ATGTTGCAGTCTAAGACGCAGCAACGCTGGCTACACCTGCTGCTGTTCTGCCTCACACTGGTTACAACTACCATTGCAGGGGCAGAGTGGCAGTATGGGAAGCTGTTCTTTCTGGGGCCTGAAGGCTTTAATTGGACAGGCACACTCACTTGGGCTGAGTTTCTGGGTGGGTTGTACTTTTCGCTGCCCTTTCTAGGAGTGCTAACGGTGCATGAGTTCGGCCACTACTTCACGGCCCGTTACTACCGCATTGCCGTCACCCTCCCTTACTACATACCGCTTTGGTTTGGTATAACTGCTTCTATCGGTACGATGGGGGCATTTATACGAATTAAGGAGCGCATCTATTCACGGCAACAGTTCTTCGACATTGGTGTAGCAGGTCCACTGGCAGGCTTTGTAGTTGCCATTCCGCTGCTGTACTACGCTTTTACGCACCTGCCACAGCCCGAGTATATTTTCAGTATTCACCCGGAGTACAAGAAGTATGGGCTTGACTATGCGCAGTATGTCTACCAGGATGGATTCGGCAACTTCTCGCTGGGCAAAAATCTGCTGTTTGTGTTCTTCGAGAAATACGTGGCCGATCCGGCACTGGTACCGAACCAGTACGAGGTTATCCACTACCCGCTTGTGTTTGCCGGCTATCTGGCTTTGTTTTTTACAGCGCTCAACCTGCTCCCTATCGGGCAACTGGATGGAGGGCACGTACTGTATGGCCTGATCGGCTATCAAAACTTTAACCGCCTCTCTCCTATCTTTTTCGCGCTGTTTATACTCTATGCTGGCTTGGGGGTTATCTCACCTCACAACAAACCAGTGTGGGCAGAAGAACTACTGGCGGTATTTGGACCCTTTGCCTATTGGGCCTACCTGAGGCTATTTGATAACCGGAACTATGCACTGGCAGCTACATTGGCGATGCTGTTGCTACAGTATGGTTTGGCAGGCTTAATTCCGGAGCTGGAGGCCTACTTCTGGATGTGGCCTTTCTACATGCTTTACCTGGTGTTTGTGCTACAGCATGCTACGCCTAAGCTAAAGTATAGCCTGTGCCTGGCCGCGTTGGTACTCGTCATACAGGTACTTATTTCCCTGGCTTTTCCAGAGGCAGATGGCTACAGCGGTTGGTTGGTGTTTGGCCTGCTACTCTCCAGAGTAATGGGAATCTTTCACCCGTCCTGCCCTGATGAACGCCCGCTTACCCCGCTCCGCAAAGTAGTGGGTGTACTTGCCTTCGTTATTTTCCTGCTTTGCTTTAGTCCCTCTCCTTTTATTATAGACTAA
- a CDS encoding rhodanese-like domain-containing protein produces MIASADITAEELKERLNKGETPVIIDVREDWEYQETNIPGAQNIPLGVLPQRLDELEDLKDQELIVQCRSGARSASAKAFLQQQGFGNVRNLLGGILAYNG; encoded by the coding sequence ATGATTGCATCAGCAGACATTACAGCAGAAGAATTGAAGGAGCGCCTGAACAAGGGAGAAACTCCTGTTATTATAGATGTGCGTGAAGACTGGGAGTACCAGGAGACCAACATACCAGGTGCGCAGAACATACCTTTGGGCGTGTTGCCACAGCGGCTCGATGAGTTGGAAGACCTGAAAGATCAGGAGCTAATCGTGCAGTGCCGTTCCGGTGCTCGCTCTGCCTCTGCCAAGGCGTTCTTACAACAGCAGGGCTTCGGCAATGTACGTAACTTGTTAGGTGGTATTTTGGCCTATAACGGATAG
- a CDS encoding T9SS type A sorting domain-containing protein: MIKQLALILFILGSAVSGANAQVVLQPLQQEARQPQKYRPAESKMLMRLAVDQTLPFFDDFAGADTLNTNRWSSGGVFINNRYALNPITINVATLDGLDANGSAYISNSLAAGPSDTLTSAPILLGSLTPADSVYLSFYWQSGGLGDVPDLTESNLRYLVLEFLDNTDAWQEVWRQSAVGVVTDFAQVFVGLKESRFFHSGFRFRFRNVGLRNGMADVWNLDYIELDKNRRKGQNTTRDIAISQSVSKLLKNYTAMPARQFLSNPEAELAEQVQATLNNLGDFPGAIGWRGYVRNLAAAGADTFLREQALVPGMARQYPISGTPSLENFSLPSNGPFTLLHGIILDTKEQNAQQRANDSTERETHIADYYAYDDGTAEAGFSFLGTGNTQVAQRFDLYQPDQVKAFRVYFPRVGNDISGTSLTFRVWEDNGGVPGETLHQQAFQIQYSDSLNGFYEVALTSPVSVQGSFFIGWTQPGSRYVNIGFDRNERAEGRRFTYTASGGWAEETSMSGAIMMRPVLVGETPLGVEDDLYNAAMRVYPNPSRGEVYLTEPFEQVQVYDTLGRLVHSQKYKGNREPLQLGHLIPGLYTLRIQNRKAVITKKIILTKL, translated from the coding sequence ATGATAAAACAGCTGGCGCTTATACTTTTTATACTTGGCAGTGCAGTTTCAGGAGCCAATGCACAGGTAGTGCTGCAGCCCCTGCAGCAAGAGGCGCGCCAGCCGCAGAAGTACCGTCCTGCTGAATCGAAGATGCTGATGAGACTGGCAGTGGATCAGACCTTACCGTTTTTTGATGACTTTGCGGGAGCTGACACGCTTAACACGAACCGCTGGAGCAGCGGAGGTGTGTTCATAAACAACCGCTATGCCCTCAACCCCATTACCATCAACGTGGCTACTTTAGATGGCTTGGATGCCAATGGTAGTGCCTATATTTCTAACTCCTTAGCGGCAGGCCCCTCAGATACACTTACCTCTGCACCTATACTTTTAGGAAGCCTTACACCAGCAGATTCGGTATACCTGAGCTTTTATTGGCAGTCAGGTGGCTTGGGCGATGTGCCGGACCTGACGGAGAGTAACCTGCGTTACCTGGTTCTGGAGTTCTTAGATAATACAGATGCTTGGCAGGAAGTATGGCGTCAGTCAGCAGTGGGTGTGGTAACCGACTTTGCACAGGTATTTGTAGGGCTGAAAGAATCTAGGTTCTTCCATAGTGGTTTTAGGTTCAGGTTTCGAAATGTAGGCCTGCGAAACGGCATGGCCGATGTATGGAACCTTGATTACATAGAACTGGATAAGAACCGTCGGAAAGGGCAGAATACTACCCGCGATATTGCCATCAGCCAGAGTGTAAGTAAACTGCTGAAGAACTACACCGCTATGCCTGCCCGTCAGTTTCTAAGCAATCCCGAGGCAGAGTTGGCTGAGCAGGTGCAGGCTACGCTAAATAACCTAGGTGATTTTCCGGGAGCTATTGGCTGGCGAGGGTACGTCCGAAACCTAGCTGCCGCTGGGGCTGACACTTTTCTGCGTGAGCAGGCACTGGTGCCTGGTATGGCGCGACAGTACCCAATCAGCGGTACACCATCGCTGGAGAATTTCTCTCTACCAAGCAATGGTCCGTTTACACTGCTACACGGTATTATACTTGACACAAAGGAGCAGAACGCGCAACAGCGGGCTAACGACAGTACCGAGCGCGAAACCCACATTGCTGATTACTACGCATACGACGATGGTACGGCAGAGGCCGGCTTTAGCTTTTTGGGCACTGGCAATACGCAGGTAGCACAGCGTTTCGACCTTTACCAGCCAGATCAGGTTAAAGCCTTTAGGGTGTACTTTCCTCGTGTAGGCAATGATATTTCGGGCACCTCCCTTACTTTTCGGGTTTGGGAGGATAATGGCGGTGTGCCAGGCGAAACGCTGCATCAGCAGGCCTTTCAGATACAATACTCAGACTCCTTAAACGGCTTCTATGAGGTAGCGCTAACAAGTCCGGTGTCGGTGCAGGGGAGCTTTTTCATAGGCTGGACCCAGCCTGGTAGCAGGTACGTTAATATAGGTTTTGACAGAAATGAGCGTGCTGAAGGACGCAGGTTTACCTATACTGCATCAGGTGGCTGGGCTGAAGAAACTAGTATGAGTGGGGCTATTATGATGCGCCCTGTGCTGGTTGGGGAGACGCCGCTCGGTGTGGAAGATGACCTGTATAACGCAGCCATGCGTGTATATCCAAACCCTAGCAGGGGAGAAGTGTATTTGACTGAACCTTTCGAACAAGTGCAGGTTTATGATACGCTAGGCCGCCTGGTGCACAGCCAGAAGTATAAAGGCAACAGAGAACCCTTACAACTAGGCCACCTGATACCGGGGCTTTATACTTTGCGTATTCAAAATAGAAAAGCAGTTATCACCAAAAAAATTATCCTTACTAAACTATGA
- a CDS encoding PASTA domain-containing protein: MFKANSFLDVIKHLLIMGVIVAALVLGFFYFYLPSTTNHGESISVPKITGLQLQDAETLLEEQNLRYFINDSTYKPDQKPFEILTQDPAPGAKVKEDRKIYISVNMKNPPMIKMPKLIDGSVKNAELILKSYDLRKGKITYVPDLQQNAVLKQFVNGKEVKPGDMVPKGALVDLHVGDGLGETEFEMPSVVGMPVDEASVLLVGQGLQIGNIIYVQGSQEPDGTVLKQRPFAEVGAKIRVGELVDLWVAGNEPVQGIE, from the coding sequence ATGTTTAAAGCGAATTCATTTTTAGATGTTATAAAGCATCTCCTGATTATGGGCGTTATTGTGGCGGCCCTGGTATTAGGCTTCTTTTACTTTTACCTGCCTTCCACCACAAATCATGGCGAGAGTATATCAGTGCCGAAGATAACTGGCTTACAATTGCAGGATGCTGAGACGCTGCTAGAGGAGCAGAACCTACGCTACTTTATAAACGATTCTACCTATAAGCCAGACCAGAAGCCCTTTGAGATACTAACTCAGGACCCGGCCCCTGGAGCAAAGGTGAAGGAAGACCGTAAAATCTACATCTCGGTGAACATGAAGAACCCACCGATGATCAAGATGCCTAAGCTCATAGACGGTTCGGTGAAGAACGCCGAACTTATCCTGAAAAGCTACGACCTGCGCAAAGGCAAAATTACTTATGTGCCAGACCTGCAGCAAAATGCGGTGCTAAAGCAGTTTGTAAATGGCAAGGAAGTAAAGCCGGGTGATATGGTGCCGAAAGGTGCGCTGGTCGACCTGCACGTAGGTGACGGCTTAGGTGAGACTGAGTTCGAGATGCCAAGTGTGGTGGGCATGCCGGTAGACGAAGCTTCAGTTCTGCTGGTAGGGCAGGGCCTGCAGATTGGCAACATAATTTATGTACAAGGCAGCCAGGAACCTGATGGCACTGTGCTGAAGCAGCGTCCGTTTGCTGAGGTAGGAGCCAAGATACGCGTAGGAGAGTTAGTAGACCTGTGGGTAGCTGGTAATGAGCCGGTACAGGGCATAGAGTAA
- a CDS encoding D-alanine--D-alanine ligase family protein, with protein sequence MKVGIIFGGPSREREISFAGGRTVYDNLDKSLFEAVPVFVDSLGNFILLDWQFIYKGTIRDFYPPVEALPESEHGLQIYMESLGELSIEEQDRIIAKAGKRLQPNEFKKHFDFAFLALHGPYGEDGSIQGLLEWYHIPYSGSGILPSAIGIDKAVQKELLKQNGFPTPDYRIIKYGEWSDKQNRRQIFESLVTDLSLPLVLKAPHQGSSIGVSIIKENDFDAFEAGVERSFFTKTIYKSQWLAIGEEKQLMSMKQLVDIREGIGMPVVLEDGQVIYHPEALFNHINHTFSTTATDSITLTNVEHEQQILVEAFIQGKEFSCIVVQDELGEPIALPPTEIVKGSEVFDYRSKYLPGLSRKITPINLPTEQIQSIRKNCSKLFKDFGFNVYARLDGFITESGEIFLNDPNTTSGMLPSSFFFHQAAEIGLNPSQFLTYIIRTSLAERLKTGKDTVRLTRLLQQLDKKIKDEQAHRQEKIRVGVIMGGYSSERHISVESGRNIYEKLSSSVKYEPLPIFLTGSNEAHRLYTIPVNIMLKDNADDIKEKVLYFEQGGKPHPVLAQIIEEAAGITRKYTGRSLQEPQRISYDQLKNLVDVVFIALHGRPGEDGALQAELEKLYIPYNGSGIRSSQITINKYETNEILAKHGVPVAKHAMAMKEDWLQDKEAFYQNIEAAFPYPFIAKPADDGCSSAVKKIKNRKELEAFTTLMFREMEELDTECARTLSLGFKEEFPNKAGFLIETLISRNGAKHFLEITGGLLTRYSPDGTVDYEVFEASEALAEGEVLSLEEKFLAGEGQNITPARYAQDPERRQKISDKVKEDLRRVAQILNIEGYARIDAFVRVLENDEVETIIIEVNSLPGMTPATCIFHQTAINGYKPYDFIDRILSYGIERTRMKAEI encoded by the coding sequence ATGAAAGTAGGTATAATCTTCGGTGGACCGTCGCGTGAGCGTGAAATTTCGTTTGCGGGTGGTCGTACAGTTTATGATAATTTAGATAAGTCTCTGTTTGAGGCCGTTCCTGTATTTGTAGACAGCCTGGGCAACTTTATCCTGCTCGACTGGCAGTTTATTTACAAAGGCACTATCCGTGACTTCTATCCACCGGTAGAGGCTCTGCCGGAAAGTGAGCATGGCTTGCAGATTTATATGGAGTCACTTGGTGAGCTGAGCATTGAGGAGCAGGACAGGATTATCGCCAAGGCTGGCAAACGCCTGCAGCCAAATGAGTTTAAGAAGCACTTTGATTTTGCGTTCCTGGCGCTACACGGCCCGTATGGTGAGGATGGCAGTATACAAGGTTTGCTGGAGTGGTATCATATTCCATACTCTGGCTCTGGTATACTTCCGTCAGCTATTGGCATAGACAAAGCGGTGCAAAAAGAGCTTCTGAAGCAGAACGGTTTCCCGACACCAGATTACAGAATTATAAAATACGGTGAGTGGTCTGACAAGCAGAACCGCAGGCAGATTTTTGAAAGTCTGGTGACAGATCTAAGCTTGCCGTTAGTTTTAAAGGCACCACATCAGGGGTCTTCTATCGGGGTGTCTATTATTAAGGAGAATGATTTTGATGCCTTTGAGGCTGGCGTAGAGCGTAGCTTCTTCACCAAGACCATCTATAAGAGCCAATGGCTGGCGATAGGAGAGGAGAAACAGCTGATGAGTATGAAACAGCTGGTGGATATCCGCGAGGGTATCGGTATGCCAGTTGTTCTGGAAGACGGCCAGGTCATCTACCATCCGGAGGCGTTGTTTAACCACATTAACCATACTTTCAGCACTACTGCCACCGACAGCATCACGCTGACGAACGTGGAGCACGAGCAGCAGATTTTGGTGGAGGCCTTTATCCAAGGCAAAGAGTTCTCGTGCATTGTGGTGCAGGATGAGCTGGGAGAGCCGATTGCCTTGCCGCCAACCGAGATTGTGAAAGGTAGTGAGGTTTTTGACTACCGTTCTAAATACCTGCCGGGCCTGAGCCGTAAGATCACGCCAATAAACCTGCCAACAGAGCAGATTCAAAGTATAAGAAAGAACTGCAGCAAGCTGTTTAAAGATTTCGGTTTCAACGTGTATGCCCGTCTGGATGGCTTTATCACGGAGAGTGGCGAGATATTCCTAAACGACCCGAACACTACTTCGGGCATGCTGCCTTCGTCGTTCTTCTTCCACCAGGCAGCTGAGATTGGTTTAAACCCATCACAGTTCCTGACTTACATTATTCGTACTTCGCTGGCCGAGCGCCTGAAAACAGGCAAGGATACTGTGAGGCTGACACGCTTACTTCAGCAACTGGATAAAAAGATAAAAGATGAGCAGGCGCACCGACAGGAAAAGATTCGTGTGGGTGTGATCATGGGTGGCTACTCTTCCGAGCGCCACATTTCTGTAGAGAGCGGGCGCAATATTTACGAGAAGCTGTCGTCTTCTGTTAAGTATGAGCCGCTGCCAATCTTCCTGACCGGAAGCAACGAGGCACACCGCCTCTACACAATTCCGGTTAATATCATGCTGAAAGACAATGCCGACGACATCAAAGAGAAGGTGTTATACTTTGAGCAGGGCGGGAAGCCGCACCCGGTGCTGGCTCAGATTATAGAAGAAGCAGCAGGCATTACGCGTAAGTATACAGGCCGCAGCCTACAGGAGCCACAGCGCATTAGTTATGATCAGCTGAAGAACCTGGTGGATGTGGTGTTCATTGCGCTGCATGGTCGCCCGGGAGAGGATGGCGCATTGCAGGCAGAGCTGGAGAAACTGTACATTCCGTACAATGGCTCCGGTATCCGCTCTTCACAGATCACTATTAATAAGTATGAAACCAACGAGATCCTGGCCAAACATGGAGTGCCGGTTGCCAAGCATGCTATGGCCATGAAGGAGGACTGGTTGCAGGATAAGGAGGCTTTCTACCAAAATATAGAGGCAGCGTTTCCGTATCCGTTCATTGCCAAGCCAGCCGACGATGGTTGTAGCTCAGCTGTGAAGAAGATCAAAAATCGCAAGGAACTGGAGGCATTTACAACGCTGATGTTCCGCGAAATGGAGGAACTGGACACCGAATGTGCCCGTACTTTGTCGCTTGGCTTCAAAGAGGAATTCCCGAATAAGGCTGGTTTCCTGATAGAGACACTCATCAGCAGGAACGGTGCAAAACACTTCCTGGAGATTACAGGAGGCCTTCTGACCAGGTATAGCCCGGACGGCACTGTAGATTACGAGGTGTTTGAAGCATCGGAGGCACTGGCCGAAGGAGAGGTATTATCGCTGGAGGAGAAGTTCTTGGCCGGAGAGGGACAGAACATCACGCCTGCCCGTTATGCCCAGGATCCGGAGCGCCGCCAGAAAATCTCTGACAAAGTGAAGGAAGACCTGAGGCGTGTGGCGCAGATTCTGAACATAGAAGGGTACGCCCGTATCGATGCCTTTGTGCGCGTGCTGGAGAACGATGAGGTGGAGACCATCATTATTGAGGTAAACTCACTGCCAGGTATGACGCCGGCAACCTGTATCTTCCACCAGACTGCCATTAACGGGTACAAGCCATACGATTTCATCGATCGCATCCTGAGCTATGGCATAGAGCGTACGCGCATGAAGGCGGAGATTTAG
- the dnaB gene encoding replicative DNA helicase translates to MKMNVRPAGNRNGWQKKTPMVSELGKKPPQALDLEEAVLGALMLEKDALTNVIDILRPQSFYKESHQRIFKAILALFDKSEPIDILTVTQELREHGELELAGGAYYVTQLTTRVNSAANIEYHARIITENSIKRDLISISSEVLSSAYEDTTDVFELLDKTEAKLYEVSESNIRKNFDDMRSLMHQAIKELEEKRKQSDGLTGVPTGLTALDRVTSGWQKSDLVILAARPAMGKTAFVLSVMRNAAVDFGKGVAIFSLEMSSLQLVNRLISSEAELESEKIKKGSLEEYEWAQLNHKIAKLTEAPIYIDDTPGLSIRELRTKCRRLKAQYDIQMIIIDYLQLMSGNADGKGGGNREQEIASISRALKMLAKELNVPVIALSQLSRAVETRGGDKRPQLSDLRESGSIEQDADMVCFLYRPEYYGITEDEMGNPTAGVGEVIIAKHRNGSLENVQLKFIGKYTKFTNLEDDFSGGDGMGGFNALPNSTFDTETPGAIRLGSRMNDGGNGGGGFPTSNFDEEPPF, encoded by the coding sequence ATGAAAATGAACGTGCGACCTGCGGGCAACCGAAACGGATGGCAGAAAAAAACGCCAATGGTTTCGGAGCTTGGTAAAAAGCCACCGCAGGCACTTGACTTGGAGGAGGCCGTGTTAGGCGCTCTGATGCTGGAGAAGGATGCTCTTACAAATGTGATCGACATCCTGCGGCCTCAAAGTTTCTATAAGGAGTCGCATCAGCGCATTTTTAAGGCAATTCTGGCCCTGTTTGATAAGTCGGAGCCAATTGATATCCTGACAGTAACACAGGAACTGCGTGAGCACGGAGAGCTGGAATTAGCTGGCGGCGCATACTATGTGACGCAGTTGACAACCCGCGTAAACTCTGCGGCTAACATTGAGTATCACGCCCGTATTATAACGGAGAACTCCATAAAGCGTGATCTGATCTCTATCTCCTCAGAGGTGCTTTCCAGTGCCTACGAAGACACCACCGACGTTTTTGAGCTCTTAGACAAGACGGAGGCAAAGCTTTACGAAGTATCAGAATCCAACATCCGCAAAAACTTCGACGACATGCGCTCGCTCATGCACCAGGCTATCAAAGAGCTGGAAGAGAAGCGTAAGCAGTCGGACGGTTTGACAGGTGTGCCAACCGGCCTTACTGCCCTGGACCGTGTTACCTCAGGCTGGCAGAAGTCTGACCTTGTAATCCTGGCAGCACGTCCGGCGATGGGTAAAACAGCCTTCGTACTATCGGTAATGCGCAATGCGGCTGTGGATTTTGGCAAAGGGGTGGCCATTTTCTCACTAGAGATGTCCTCGCTACAGCTGGTTAACCGTCTGATTTCGTCAGAGGCAGAGCTGGAGTCGGAGAAAATCAAAAAGGGTAGCCTGGAGGAGTATGAGTGGGCACAGCTAAACCACAAAATTGCGAAGCTGACCGAAGCCCCGATCTATATCGACGACACACCAGGTCTTTCCATTCGAGAGCTGCGTACCAAGTGCCGTCGTTTGAAGGCGCAGTACGATATTCAGATGATCATTATTGACTACCTGCAGCTGATGAGCGGCAACGCCGATGGCAAAGGTGGTGGTAACCGTGAACAGGAAATTGCTTCCATTTCACGAGCCCTGAAAATGCTGGCCAAGGAGCTGAACGTGCCGGTAATTGCGCTCTCGCAGTTGAGCCGTGCCGTAGAAACCCGTGGTGGCGACAAACGCCCGCAGCTGTCTGACCTTCGAGAATCCGGCTCCATTGAGCAGGACGCCGATATGGTATGCTTCCTGTACCGTCCGGAGTACTATGGTATTACCGAAGACGAAATGGGTAATCCAACTGCTGGCGTAGGTGAGGTAATCATAGCCAAGCACCGTAACGGTTCTTTGGAGAACGTACAGTTGAAATTCATCGGTAAGTATACTAAGTTTACAAACCTGGAAGATGATTTCAGCGGTGGTGACGGTATGGGAGGATTCAATGCCCTGCCAAATAGTACCTTCGATACTGAGACGCCAGGAGCCATTCGTTTAGGCAGCCGCATGAACGATGGTGGCAATGGAGGTGGAGGTTTTCCTACTTCAAACTTTGACGAGGAGCCGCCATTCTAA
- a CDS encoding UDP-N-acetylmuramate--L-alanine ligase, translating into MEKKEFQHIHLIAIGGSIMHNLALALHDKGLKVTGSDDEIYEPAKSRLATAGILPEQEGWFPEKLDAKPDAVILGMHARADNPELQRAKELNLPIYSFPEFIYEQSRDKQRVVIGGSHGKTTITSMIMHVLQHLGRKFDYAVGAQLEGFNHMVKLTDDAPVIIIEGDEYLSDPVKRVPKFHLYHHHIAVISGISWDHINVFPDPDMYRDQFRIFAEMTPKAGTLIYNQDDEQVQLVSVPRNPADIAYIGYSVHDHSIRNGKTILHTKKEGDVEVQLFGEHNLRNLSAAKEVCKKIGVKGHDFYEAIKTFQGAAKRLQKLGESTTANIYRDFAHAPSKVKATTEAVKKQFPQRDLVAVLELHTFSSLNKNFIPQYAGALDLADEPIVYFSPKTIEHKRMEMLTEDELKAAFKNQNLKVYTDTEALQQHLLERQWQQANLLLMSSGTYNNINLEALTQAVLKA; encoded by the coding sequence ATGGAGAAGAAGGAGTTTCAGCATATACATCTTATCGCCATTGGCGGAAGCATCATGCACAACCTGGCACTCGCCCTACACGACAAGGGCCTGAAAGTGACAGGCTCAGATGATGAGATTTATGAGCCGGCCAAGAGCCGATTAGCCACTGCAGGCATACTACCAGAACAGGAAGGCTGGTTTCCGGAGAAACTGGATGCAAAACCAGATGCTGTTATACTTGGCATGCATGCCCGTGCCGATAACCCCGAGCTGCAGCGCGCAAAGGAGCTGAACCTTCCGATTTATTCCTTCCCGGAGTTCATTTATGAGCAGAGCCGCGATAAGCAGCGTGTGGTAATTGGTGGCAGCCACGGCAAAACCACCATCACCTCCATGATCATGCACGTGCTACAGCACCTGGGCCGCAAGTTTGATTATGCCGTAGGTGCACAGCTTGAAGGCTTCAACCACATGGTAAAGCTCACTGACGATGCCCCAGTCATTATAATTGAGGGTGATGAGTACCTCTCGGACCCTGTAAAGCGGGTGCCTAAGTTCCACCTGTACCACCACCACATAGCAGTTATCAGCGGCATCAGCTGGGATCACATTAACGTGTTCCCGGACCCAGACATGTACCGCGACCAGTTCCGCATTTTTGCCGAGATGACACCAAAAGCCGGTACCCTGATCTATAACCAGGATGACGAGCAGGTGCAGCTGGTAAGCGTACCACGCAACCCGGCAGATATTGCCTACATTGGCTACAGCGTACACGACCACAGCATCCGAAACGGCAAGACTATTCTACATACCAAAAAAGAAGGCGATGTGGAGGTGCAACTATTTGGGGAGCATAACCTGCGCAACCTGAGTGCAGCCAAAGAAGTGTGCAAGAAGATTGGGGTGAAAGGGCACGATTTCTACGAGGCCATCAAAACCTTCCAGGGTGCTGCTAAGCGACTGCAGAAACTAGGTGAATCAACCACAGCCAATATCTACCGCGATTTTGCTCACGCTCCTTCCAAGGTAAAAGCCACCACGGAGGCAGTTAAGAAGCAGTTCCCGCAGCGAGACCTGGTGGCCGTGCTGGAGCTGCATACGTTCAGCAGCCTTAACAAAAACTTTATACCGCAGTATGCCGGCGCGCTGGACCTGGCAGATGAGCCTATAGTATACTTCAGCCCGAAAACCATTGAGCATAAGCGCATGGAAATGCTGACGGAGGATGAGTTAAAAGCAGCCTTTAAAAACCAGAACCTGAAGGTATACACAGATACTGAGGCCTTACAACAACACCTGCTGGAGCGCCAGTGGCAGCAGGCAAACCTGCTGCTCATGAGCTCCGGCACTTATAACAACATTAACCTGGAGGCGCTAACGCAGGCGGTTCTGAAAGCATAA